TTTGGCCATCGAGAGGAAATGAAGTTATTAAATTCATTTGATATGATGGTGTAACTATATAACCCAATTATGTAAATTACTTTGTGTAAAATTTTGTTGGTTGACTATTATATTTTACCGTTACTTTTAATTAGCTCTAAGTTATAAGTTTAAGAGGCttatattcttatttttaacttttcaTTTATTTGCTCACTCGAATTTCCAACTAAGACTGTCGTATGCAAAGAACattggtttttatttaaaaccATTTCTCACCTTTATCTTCAAAAGAACTCTTCATATCAAAGGAAACAGATCCAATAAAAGCACCCCCATTAACTCTTttgatattcattttttttcatcaaCCAAATCCTCATCAATTTTTTAACATCAAAATAATCGTAACTACTGCTTACAGGAACAAATTTACTTTCATCCAATAATTAAAAAAGATAATTTGAGAACCAATCTGATGTCAATATCCATTAGAGAGCACACTTAAGTTCACAGAGTCTTTCTATTTATCAAAATGTAAGTACTCTTGTGGTGACATTAGTAGCTACTGTCGCCTTCCCAGAATCACGAGGTCACATCCTGCACTACATGATCAAGCAAAATCATAACTAAACTACCCTATGCAGAAAACACACCTTCTGCTATATGTACTTTCTCTCCAAAATGTAGAAGTTCCATATCTGTGACAAAATCTAGAAGTTCCATCTGTCCAATTGCAACCTTGCTTCAGCCATATCTTTCTGCGCTTTTTTACGTCGATAAAAAATGGGACAATCCCGACTGCAATGCCAATAGTGCAGCATAAATCAGTGGTAAGTAAATGCAAGGAAAATGTAAGTTTATGTAAATTTTCTCATAAAAACAGATAGGGATGTGATTGATTAACACTGTCATATGGCactcttaaaataaaaaaattgtactcAAGCCGCCCAAGCAATCCCTTGACATGAATTTCAAAGAAATATAAACCATTATAATGATGAAATACCTTGTGCATAGAACATCTTGATGAAGTGAACCTTGGCACTCCTGACATTGTGTCCACAACCTCCCAAAAAGCATCTCTAGGTCAGACACTGCAGCCACAACACCACTTATTTTAGCCAAAAAAACAGCTAGAGCCATCCATTACAACAAAACTTGAAATCGGTTTGAAATTGGGTATGCAGGGCTTAAGACATGCTACCTTGAGCTACTGTTTTACAGTATAGTTCAGGTTCCCTTCCTTTGCAATGTGAGCAGAGAGTGTGGTTTCCATTGCTGAGTCAAATGCAACAAAAAGTAGTATTATTAGGCCTTTATAATTATCTTAATTCATTAGCATCAGAATACATACACAAATAATCACTAATAATCATCAACATTGAATCACTTAAAAAGCAAGACCAAAGTATTATCAAGAATAGTACTTGGGAAAACTACAACTCGACAGATAAAGGTGCGAAGTCTATCATCTCAATCACTTGACAACAATTGGTTTTATGTTCCCAAAACACATGAAGAATCTAGTTTTCCTTTTAAGACTTATAAAACCATAATAAATACTCATGGAAACTGGCATCAAGAAGATATTCAAGATCTCAAAGTGGCTCAGACTAACAGCACCTCCTGCGATGCGGTATCTCATTAATGGTAACTAGTGAAACAGATTATTGAAAAGTAGGAAATTTGTAGAGAATGATCAACAATTATGTCACTTAGATGCTCTAAACTTCTTAAATGTTCATTACAATGATGTCTTAAGGACTTGCATTGCATCTATTACACATGTCCTGATGTTTTTTCAGCTTTCTTCTCTTTTAGGCTTGGGGGATGCTAACATTCATAAAGCACAGTTATTTCCATAGTAGGTGACTTACACTGTTTCCTGTGCCTTTTCTTTACTATAATTAAATGAAGTAGctgttaaatatatatatatatatatatatatatacataaaattAACCAGAAAAGTTTTAGAGCttcaaaacaaaacaataaGGAGAAAAATTGATACCTAAGTAAAGCTTTGCAACCAATGCAAGTAAGTTGTTTCTTAGCAAATTTCATTATACCACCGTTTGTCGGAGTAGAAATAGAAATAGATCTTGTGTGGCTTCCATGGAGAAGTTCATTGCTAGCATTCTTCAGAATTGGCTCAAATATTCTCAGAATTGGCTGCAACATGAATGGAGCTAATAAGGGAGTGTAAAAATTAGAGAAATCTAAAACATTTCTTGAACTAACCTTGCTAATTTGATTCTCAAGATAGTAATGAGGATCTATTGGAATGTTGTTCTCTAGGACAAAGATGGGATCTTCTGATTTCTCATAGTTCTGATTTACTCACACGGTTAGTCCATAGAAAATCTAAGCGAACGATTCATAAACATGTCCAAGAAAGAGTAGGAGGGCAATGTGATATTACCTTAGCACCTTTTGCAGCTTTAATAATAACATAAGGTACCCTATCTCCAACATTTGGAGCAGTTGCGGCATCTCTCTGtcaataaaaaatcaaatagaaTACATTTATGGCCCAAAACAGGAACATGACATGCTCATTAAAACCTAAACAATCATATTATCATCTAAAAGGTAAAGACATGATTTTATATTACACTTCTAAAACACTCCCTCACACCTTGTGAACGTGAATATGGACATTGCACAGAACTGCCAATCTTGTGCTACAATTTAATTTTTAGTAGGAGAATGGGGGTGGAAAGGGATGAACTCTATAAACCACTTGGTACCATGTCATGTACCAATTATCCTGCAAGTTTAAGCTATAgggtgaagacacatgaatgaatggttttatatttatatttctaacatataTAAATCTATAGCCGTAATAAACACTGCATAGGTCCACATCTGAGCAATGACAATACAGAACTCTATCATCTAAGTTCAAAATTCATTGTTCTCTCTCATGTTTTCACACATATTGTGCATACGATCATATACTGTCATACTAACTTGTTTTTACTTTAAAAATGAATctcttttgtaaaaaaaaaactacattttaCTATCACCACCTACCTTGCGCATCCTTTCAGCAAGTTCAACATGAGCTGCCTTCACTTCATAATCATCACCAGTCTTTGTCAAACCCTACTAAAGCAAGCATACATATTAATTGCAAGTTTAAAGCGAAAGTATTCTAGAAGTGCACTTACAAGTTACATCAAATTCAAATATCAGAAGAAAGCTCAACAAGAAGCAAATAGCAATATAAAAGATTATTATAACGATTTTCTACCTTTGTAATAACCAGAAGTGATAAATCCATACGGTTCATGAGAAGATCTGAAATCGCATTCTTGACATACTGGACTGCCCCAGGAATATCCCTGTCAATGAGTATTTTGTGAAGGCAATCGTTAACCAGGTTCTTGACCAATAAGCAATTGTCTCTTCGAACTGTTTCAATACCTGTTAAATGAAATTGTAGCGTAAGAGGACCTTCAACAAAGCACTAGGAAGATAATGATTAATGTTTACCTTTAGCGTCCATTTTGTCAAATTTGTCCGGTTTTGTCCAAAACAAACCAGCATATCTCTTCTTGCTAATCAGGAGATATGGAAAGTAAACCTTCTCAAATTCTAGTTTGATGggcttcaaaatcaaaatgattACAAATACATAAgtaaaattttttttaattataaacacATTTAAACAAGCATAAAAAAGTACAATGGCAACTCGGTGGTCGGTGCTATAAAGGTCCCACCATGGTAGCACCCTGAGTAGGATCTGACCTATTTTGGGTCTACTGAAGGCGCAACTTGCATTTGCAAGAGGCTAATCCCATTGCTCGAATATGTAACATCCTAGTCACACAACATCTCCAACCATGGCGGCAATGATCCCCTCTATTTAAATCATCTTACAGTGACATTTTCATTCTTGTTTAAACAAAAATGAAGTTCTACAAAATCTCAAGAAAATCTAAGTTTAGAGATTTCTTATTTGTCATGAACCTATTATCCCAAAAGTCTAAGTTATTGGGTAAAGGACACATGAATGagtttattttatatttctaaCGCACCCTCTCACGCAAGAGTCCACTTAGACTTGAAGCGTGGACAATGCACATACCCAACTACCATGTGCTgaaattaaactttttttattagaataagaATAATGGgggcaacaaagatcaaactctagaccacttagtcatagaggctctgataccatgtaatGAACCAATTATCCCGATAacgattttatattatatgtcTAACAGTTTTAATCAGTTGGTAGAATTTAGACATGAAAAAGCTGCAACTtaaaattcaaatagatcaagaTCAATACCACTTCAACAACTGTTCTTACAACTCGATGCAAGTCCCTGAATTACACTGTTGCTATTCATCTATCTATACAATACAACTAGCAGACTATGATGCAAATTTTGTGAACTGATTATCAATTAAAAAATTCCCATGTAAATTGATgaaataaaacataataatCCCTGAGCCTGAAATATATGaagaataatgtaattttttgttttgatttcgAAAGAGTAATGAATGATTGGAAGAAACAgaactaaaaaatatatttgtttTGCAAGCCTATGGGGTACATATATTACAGTCAtgtgttaaaaaaattatttgagtCAATCATTAAATCATTGTTTGGAGAAATTAGAAAAAGAAGAGCAAATTATGACTATTGtgatgaaaaaaataataatattcaattGCCATTTTCATGAAAGTCACAGAAAATAATAGTTTTCATGCTCAAGATTTCATCGCTTTCACATTTCAACAATTCAAAAGCAACCATATAAGGGCCTCACATGCTAGGAActaaagaaaaagataaaaagtAATATGAACTGTTACTTGTATGAAAGTTCCACTAATATATTCAGCAGCTTCTCTCCCCAATTTCATAGCCTCTTCTACAGAAGAAACACCAAACTGTACCATGACTGAATCTGTGTCTCCATATATTACCTAGCAGCAAGAATTAAATTATTTTGCAAGTCATTCGAGAATCTGAATTAAAATCTGCCCAATTGATTATGATAATAGAGCTCAAAAGTAGACTAAAGCTACATTAAATCAAACTCAAAAATATATAtgcataaataaaaatttaaattttattgccAAGGATGAAATTTTACACCATTGACTGATTGATTCAATGTTAAACTTCCCACGCCATATGCAGCACTATAGAACTATAGAGAATCATGTTTTGGTGGAAACTATATAAAATCCAATGACCAAATTAAAGCCTAATAGAGAGCACAATCTTTCAAAGACCAACACGTTATTTTCTAGCTGTTTAGCATTTATCAGCTAAAAATTATCAACGATGAAAAATTGTTATCATGTGAATGAAGTTTGAAATAAGGAACAATAAAGACACCTTAGGTCCTTAACTACTAACCCATGAAACCCCATAGAACATGGTGGGCATCAAAACAAGAATTTCTAAATATCATACCTCAGCAGTGTGTCCATAACCATTCAGCATTGTAAATTTATCTTCCACAAGTTTTTTAGTGTGCTCGATCATTTGCCGACCTTTGCAAGGCATCAACAATCCACATAACAATAAGAACTCAATGGAGTTGTTAATTCAATTCAACAGCAGGATAATTGTAAATAAAATACAGCATCACAAACTAATAAACGGGAGCAATACCATAGCTAGTTACACTTGACGATATCTCTAAGCATGGCAACTGACCAATAGTAGCTCCTGTAAACCCATATACAGAATTTGCACtaatctgaagaagaagaaaaaaagaaaaaaaaagaaatttaaaatgTTACCAAGAACTAGTCCAGTTATTATATGCGCTATGCAGTAGAGCAAACTAAACAACTATCATAAGAAAAAGACATAGAAAACAGACAAATTAAAATGCATAGCTTACCTTCAGGGCTAGCTGTCTACCATCTAGCACAGCCTTCTCAAGGGGATCCTTTGCCTCCTAAAGTAGAAATGTAGAAGACAAATCATTCAATAACATAAAGAATATAATATAGTAAATTCAGAATTGATGAAATTCTGCACTTgaaaccaaaacaaaaaaaaaaataaaaaagccagAGTCAGTATTCATATATGTACAGAAAGGATACCTTTAAGTCTGCTTTTGCCCTTTTACGGGCTGCTAATAGCTCTTCGAGTATTTCAGGAAGTATGCcctaaatttattctcattatATCAGTGCCTAAACTTCATTTAAGCTTTACCTTCTAATATGAAACTTGCATTCAGCCTTAGAGGAAAAAGATCAATAGTAATTTTTACAAGCAAGATACCTTTTGTAAATTTGACTTAACAAATGTTTCACCAGATGGAGTTTTGTTCACTGACTCAGGAGGAATGTTGAGCTTTCGAGCATCTTCCGGGGTCACCTtaagaacaaaaaaatataagaacTTCTACCAATTGTTGCACAATTGAACTGAGCCGatgaataaattaatattaaagaAATGCGAAAAACACTTTGAAGTCTCAAGTAGAAACTATAAAAAGTGAAAGATTTACCAGAGTGCAATAACATAAGTTGTAGGCCATCATAATGGACGGATACAAGGATGCAAAATCTAAAGTAGCAATTGGCTTTTCATAAAATCCAGCCTGTGGCTCCAATACCTGCATGTtgcaaaatttaaaaaacatgCATCAAAAGGCAACAGTAGGACAACTAAAACATCTAAAAAGCAAATAAGGAAAAATGTGTGGCAGCAATACTTTCTCCAAAGCTCACGTTAAGATACTTAAAATTGAGCATGCTTTCAAATTTCACgtattaaaagaagaaaaaaaaattaataaatcatGTTTCACGTATAATAAGTGCATATTACATGAACCTATATAAACAGCAAAAGTTACTCTCAGTAGGTGAAACATTTCACAAACTGTGGCCTCTATGGCTGAATTACGGGTCAAAATCTAATAAATCATCACAGCATATCTGCATTTCTGCATCTCTGAAAAATCAACACATGTTTTTCATAATTCAATGTCTCTCAACCATTAGAGAAATGATTAAATGAACTAAATATCTCAATTACGCTGTGTTTGTTAGAGATGGATTGAGTGGAGAGAATGTgagaagagagagttagggTGGAGAGAGGCAATCCAACTGCGATTGGTTGCTGTAAAGAGAGAAGAGGGAGAGAGATAAAATGCAGGCCACACTACTTTTCCAAATCTTCTCTGCGATGCAAAGAAATCTGAGGGAGAGAGGATTTTCATTGTCCCATTTATACCCTCTATTAAACTGAATAGtttattcataattaaatttcaatatttttatgTTAAGGGTAAAAATGTCATTTGACTTAAAAACATCTTCTCTGTTCCCATAGGTGGAAAGTCAGATAGGCTCAGGAGGTTTTACATCCACATTGGGCTAAGATCACAAGTGATTTGGACATCATCCACGTACcttcaccacaaaaccttaaggcaatagGTGAGTGGGTCCTTTTGCTTATATACTCCTTTTCCCTTGCTTTTCCATCCGATGTGGAACTTTTTTATTCACATGTATACTGCAACACTCCACCTCCCCCATCAAGTGTGAATCCATTTTTTTCACCTGGGCTTGTACTTAAGCGTAACCTCAGGTCGCCGAACTTGTGCTCCTTCATCGGAGTCACAGAGGCCTTACGGTTTGCTTTGTTTGGGCTTGTACTCAAGTGGAACCCCAGAGGTCAttggacttgtgctccttcgtcttAAATTGAGTCTCAAAGCCCTATGACTTGCTCTCTCTTTTCTTATTGAGCCCATTCTTTTTTTGGATCATGAGCCATTTAGCATTTTTGGCTCTGATATCATATTATACTTAGGTTATTGTTGGGTGGAGAGCGAGATAGGCTCAGGAGATTACATCCACATTTGGCTAAGAGCACAAGTGATTTGGATATCATCCACAAACTTTCACCACAAAACCTAAGGCAATGGGTAAGTGGGTCCTTTCAATTATATATTGCCCTTCCCTTATTTTTCcatccaatgtgagacttctttgtTCACATTTGTAACCAAGTGTCCACAacattctttctcttttttttctattataccAAACAACCTACAAATTCTACTATCTTTCTcacttctttctctctcctcatgttctctcttctctctttctttcctaaaccaaacaaagcattaaTAGAAGTCCACCAAAAATTCGAATGCATATTATAAACTGGCATAAAATAGAGTAAATAAAAAGTTCTGCAGACACTGGGGGTTGGTTCCTCTATTAGGAGCAACATAAGGTTACCAAACTCACTTGACCGGCTTATATGAGGCCATGCACCAAACTGATGATGTATATAATCTAATTTGTAGTGACAGAAATgtaaaaacataaatattaCTTTTAGAAAATAGAAGCCATCGATTAATTCTACCACTGGATTGCAAATAAGACCTTGTATTTTAATATCAAATTAAAAAACCCATAGAGAAAAACATGAATATTCCTTGTTCTGACCCTGACCCTGCCTGTTTGACGTAAAGAATAACTTACAGTGGCACCTTCAAATGTTCCTTGTTCTGACCCTGACCCTGCCTGTTTGACGTTAGGAATCACCATATTTCTCTGTTTTGCCTTCCTAAGAAGTTGAGAAAGTACCTGGAAGGGAAGACAAAACAAGATTAGTGCTAAAAATTACatgttaattattttcaaatttttatcaaatgatatgaaaaaaaagaattttaatGATTACCTTAATACTTTGGCCCCTAGAAAGTAGAAAAGAAATTGGTACACCAGTAACTCGAGCCATCTCAACATAATTGTAAATGAACATCAACTTATCCAAAAGTCTCTGGGGTAGATATGCATCCTGCAATCAGACAAGCAAATTATGATTTTTGACTAGTAAATTTGTTTCACTTTTAGTTTTCGTTCATGTGTAATATACTCATAGACCATAACGGATAAATCATATTTGTTTCCCAACACCTTAATGGGTAAAACCGTAAAATGTTCATGTAACTAAGTACCTAATATTCACATTGTGATATATGTAAATAAAATTCAGTATTTAGAGTCAAAAGGTTCCAAAATGGAATTTaggttgacaaaaaaaaagttgatgaATCCATTAGCACGGGAAaataattatttcatcaaaatttGTCAGAATGTTAGGTTATGCTAAAAATTCAGGTCAAAGAAGTAAATGAAACCGAGCAGCCTCATTTACAACTTAATGACAGAAGGCAACAGCCACCAAAGAACATGGCAATTCCCTTCCTAACGAAGTAACTATAAAACTcaaggttattaaaaccggaccggtGATCAAACCGGTGAAGGCACCGGTTCAAGGTTCATTGGTTCAACCGTAGTTAAACCGTGGTCTAACCGGTTCTAccgctataaattaaataatatgattttaaataaatataaaatataaggTTATATCAAAATCCAAAATATATCAAAGTAGAgtagtaatataaaattatgtgaaaaaatctagaaaaaaaatttgatggaTTAGTCCGTTGGAAAACAAGCAAGTACTTAAAAGATGACTACTAGTATATATCAAAGCTCTCCTTCCAATGTCAAACGTGACAGCTTCCTAGAGCCTATTAATTGCTATACTAATTGGAAAACGGGAGGTTATGGACAAACCTAAAAAGTAATTATAACCTATACTGATAGACAAGGGGAAAGCACGCATGAGACACACT
This is a stretch of genomic DNA from Lotus japonicus ecotype B-129 chromosome 1, LjGifu_v1.2. It encodes these proteins:
- the LOC130713381 gene encoding DNA polymerase delta catalytic subunit, whose translation is MSNNASKKRPTPATAPPSQPPPTRRAFSQEDEFVDEDVFLNETLFSEDEESLILRDIEQRQALAARLSKWTRPPLSPDYISQSRSVLFQQLEIDYVIGETHRELLPNSSGPAAIIRIFGVTKEGHSVCCNVHGFEPYFYISCPPGMRPDDISRLHQNLEARMREANRNNNVGKFVRRIEMVQRRSIMYYQQLDCQPFLKIVVALPTMVASCRGILDRGIQLDGLGMKSFMTYESNVLFALRFMIDCNVVGGNWIEIPAGKYKKAKKALSHCQLEFDCLFSELISHAPEGEYSKMAPFRILSFDIECAGRKGHFPEPTHDPVIQIANLVTLQGEDQPFIRNVMTLKSCSPIVGVDVMSFDTESEVLLAWRDFIREVDPDIIIGYNICKFDLPYLIERAATLKIAEFPILGRIRNSRVRVKDTTFSSRQLGTRESKEVTVEGRVQFDLLQVMQRDYKLSSYSLNSVSAHFLSEQKEDVHHSIISDLQNGNAETRRRLAVYCLKDAYLPQRLLDKLMFIYNYVEMARVTGVPISFLLSRGQSIKVLSQLLRKAKQRNMVIPNVKQAGSGSEQGTFEGATVLEPQAGFYEKPIATLDFASLYPSIMMAYNLCYCTLVTPEDARKLNIPPESVNKTPSGETFVKSNLQKGILPEILEELLAARKRAKADLKEAKDPLEKAVLDGRQLALKISANSVYGFTGATIGQLPCLEISSSVTSYGRQMIEHTKKLVEDKFTMLNGYGHTAEVIYGDTDSVMVQFGVSSVEEAMKLGREAAEYISGTFIQPIKLEFEKVYFPYLLISKKRYAGLFWTKPDKFDKMDAKGIETVRRDNCLLVKNLVNDCLHKILIDRDIPGAVQYVKNAISDLLMNRMDLSLLVITKGLTKTGDDYEVKAAHVELAERMRKRDAATAPNVGDRVPYVIIKAAKGAKNYEKSEDPIFVLENNIPIDPHYYLENQISKPILRIFEPILKNASNELLHGSHTRSISISTPTNGGIMKFAKKQLTCIGCKALLSNGNHTLCSHCKGREPELYCKTVAQVSDLEMLFGRLWTQCQECQGSLHQDVLCTSRDCPIFYRRKKAQKDMAEARLQLDRWNF